Proteins from a single region of Pseudomonadota bacterium:
- a CDS encoding type I secretion system permease/ATPase → MQTALVCLELIARINQINVDLRTVTREYGITDGEIPKEQLLLIAKNLGFKARIKRMGPVELLEKYPAPAIVLFKDETFGVLLKTNHEDGKTLVFLPKEMAAKAITTDELDSLSSGEYVVFKHMMISSQAAFGFRWFYNEILHYKNVIGEVFTGSFVVQLFGLVTPLFTQVILDKVIVHRSMTTLDVLAVAFIAVAIFEFLLNMSRNYIFIHTANKIDAKLGAKLFKHLFSLPFVYFESRKVGNIVARVRELDNIREFITNKSVSVIIDLFFSLVFVVVMFLYSVTLTLVFIAFVCVVGTLYVTVTPELRRRLEYKFQMAAQSNSYLVESVTGIQTVKSLALEGSMQKKWEENLSKYVNSSFKLSNMSTLAGAFSGTFQRLMTITVLYLGVKLVIGNQLTIGQLIAFQMFAGQFTGPFLRLVNLWNEFQQALLSVDRIGDILNNPVELRSGKDITLPSLQGAIRFENVSFRYAMDAPNALENVSFTVRQGMSVGLVGRSGSGKSTITKLIDRLYLNSEGAIYMDDIDIRHLNPVWLRLNIGVVLQEDYLFSGTIRENIALPRPDAPMEHIIEAASVAGAHQFIAKLPQGYDTLVGERGSTLSGGQKQRIAIARAIITNPRIIIFDEATSSLDYESEKIIQQNISKIKAGRTMFMVAHRLSTVKDCDLIVALDSGKVVEMGNHDELMAKKGYYRHLYEQQEG, encoded by the coding sequence ATGCAGACTGCACTCGTGTGCCTTGAACTTATAGCCAGGATAAACCAGATTAACGTGGATTTGCGGACAGTGACGAGAGAATACGGCATTACCGACGGAGAGATCCCCAAAGAACAGCTCCTCCTCATTGCTAAGAATCTTGGGTTCAAGGCGCGGATAAAAAGGATGGGCCCTGTTGAACTGCTTGAGAAATATCCGGCTCCTGCCATCGTGTTATTCAAGGACGAAACCTTCGGCGTACTCCTCAAGACAAATCATGAGGATGGGAAAACCCTTGTATTCTTGCCGAAAGAGATGGCCGCAAAGGCGATCACAACCGATGAGCTTGATTCCCTGTCGAGCGGGGAGTATGTAGTATTCAAGCACATGATGATCTCCAGCCAGGCAGCATTCGGGTTCCGGTGGTTTTACAACGAGATTCTCCATTACAAGAACGTCATAGGCGAGGTTTTTACCGGCTCCTTTGTTGTCCAGCTTTTCGGGCTTGTAACCCCGCTTTTTACGCAGGTGATCCTCGACAAGGTGATCGTCCACCGGAGTATGACCACCCTGGATGTCCTTGCCGTTGCCTTCATCGCTGTTGCCATTTTTGAATTTCTCCTGAATATGTCACGGAATTATATCTTCATCCACACGGCCAACAAGATCGATGCAAAGCTGGGGGCAAAGCTGTTTAAACACCTCTTTTCGCTCCCCTTTGTCTATTTCGAATCGAGGAAGGTGGGCAACATTGTAGCACGGGTGAGGGAACTCGATAATATCAGGGAATTCATTACGAACAAATCTGTCTCCGTGATCATCGACCTCTTCTTCTCCCTTGTGTTTGTGGTCGTCATGTTTCTCTACAGCGTCACGTTGACCCTTGTTTTTATTGCTTTTGTATGCGTTGTGGGAACTCTCTACGTTACTGTCACGCCAGAATTGAGGCGGAGGCTTGAATATAAGTTCCAGATGGCGGCCCAATCCAATTCCTATCTCGTTGAGTCGGTGACAGGCATACAGACGGTAAAGTCTCTTGCGCTGGAAGGGTCGATGCAGAAGAAATGGGAAGAAAACCTGAGCAAGTACGTCAATTCGAGTTTCAAGCTGTCAAATATGTCCACTTTAGCAGGCGCATTCTCGGGCACATTCCAGAGGCTGATGACGATAACAGTACTTTATCTCGGGGTGAAACTTGTCATCGGCAATCAACTTACCATTGGCCAGTTAATTGCCTTTCAGATGTTTGCGGGGCAGTTCACAGGGCCCTTTCTGAGGCTTGTGAACCTCTGGAATGAATTCCAGCAGGCGCTCCTGTCGGTGGACCGGATTGGGGATATACTCAACAATCCCGTAGAACTGCGGTCGGGAAAGGATATTACGCTCCCGTCCCTTCAGGGTGCAATACGGTTTGAGAACGTGTCTTTCAGATATGCCATGGATGCGCCCAATGCCCTTGAGAATGTGAGCTTTACGGTAAGGCAGGGGATGAGTGTGGGGCTGGTGGGAAGGAGCGGATCAGGCAAAAGCACGATCACAAAATTAATCGACAGGCTCTATCTTAATAGCGAAGGGGCCATCTATATGGACGATATTGACATCAGGCATTTAAATCCTGTGTGGCTGCGCCTCAATATCGGCGTTGTGCTCCAGGAGGATTATCTGTTCAGTGGAACTATCAGGGAGAATATTGCGCTGCCGAGGCCGGATGCCCCCATGGAGCATATCATTGAAGCGGCATCGGTAGCAGGCGCCCATCAATTTATCGCAAAATTGCCACAGGGATACGACACGCTCGTGGGAGAGCGCGGCTCGACACTATCGGGCGGGCAGAAACAGCGGATAGCCATTGCCAGGGCCATTATTACAAACCCGAGGATCATCATTTTTGATGAAGCCACATCGTCCCTTGATTATGAATCGGAGAAGATTATCCAGCAGAATATCAGTAAAATCAAGGCAGGGCGAACCATGTTCATGGTGGCACACAGGCTCTCCACGGTAAAGGACTGTGATCTCATCGTGGCCCTCGACAGCGGGAAGGTTGTTGAGATGGGCAACCACGATGAACTTATGGCAAAAAAGGGATATTACCGGCATCTCTATGAACAGCAGGAAGGTTAG
- a CDS encoding HlyD family type I secretion periplasmic adaptor subunit produces the protein MTDNKNKTRLYISALRSKLSTIRFTLNLGKDDAHEFKPTMVEIEERPVNPLGRIIFWVIIAAMVFFTVWMCLGKVDVVVSARGLVIPDGDVKIIQPLDTGVVSSILCREGDFVRKGQVLMDIDPSITAPEFESKEKTLRHLELEKHRIDASLGKKAFGPDAKKYDRESVRTQRELYQSSVAGLEKQIEAKKAELRKTEEEINSTEKERLHNEALLDIATEKEKRLKGVIDIISRSEYEKALNDVLTYGNNVEQAKGRIDRLAQQKNQILHEMAYINENFKTTSLKEFSDKHKQSTEIKAEMDKTSFRNEKQRILSPVEGYVANLFVHTVGGVVTPAQKLMVVVPAGTHLVMKTTVLNKDIGFVKDGMPVLIKIDTFDFQKYGTLNGTVRNVSKHSTEDEKLGPVYEVFISPLETHIIVEGNKTEISSGMSLTAEIKVGKRRIIEFFIYPIIKYLDEGIKVR, from the coding sequence ATGACTGACAATAAAAACAAAACCAGGCTGTATATATCCGCTCTACGCTCTAAGCTATCCACTATCCGATTTACGCTAAACTTGGGGAAGGATGACGCCCATGAATTCAAGCCCACTATGGTTGAGATCGAGGAAAGGCCGGTCAATCCCCTGGGGCGGATCATCTTCTGGGTCATTATCGCGGCGATGGTATTCTTCACGGTGTGGATGTGCCTGGGCAAGGTGGACGTAGTCGTTTCTGCGCGGGGTCTTGTCATTCCCGATGGCGATGTGAAGATTATCCAGCCCCTCGACACAGGCGTTGTGAGCAGTATCCTTTGCAGGGAAGGGGATTTTGTGCGGAAAGGGCAGGTACTCATGGATATTGACCCGTCCATTACGGCGCCTGAGTTTGAATCGAAGGAAAAGACCCTCAGGCATCTGGAGCTTGAGAAGCATCGTATCGACGCGTCGCTGGGGAAAAAGGCCTTTGGTCCTGACGCTAAGAAATATGACAGGGAGTCTGTCAGGACACAGCGCGAGTTATATCAGTCGTCAGTAGCGGGTCTTGAAAAACAGATTGAGGCGAAGAAGGCCGAACTGAGGAAGACGGAAGAGGAGATAAATTCTACCGAAAAAGAGAGGCTTCACAACGAGGCCTTACTCGATATTGCGACGGAAAAGGAAAAACGGCTCAAGGGCGTTATCGACATTATATCGAGAAGCGAATACGAGAAGGCGCTGAATGATGTCCTGACATACGGCAATAATGTTGAGCAGGCGAAGGGCAGGATTGATCGGCTTGCCCAGCAGAAGAACCAGATACTGCATGAAATGGCGTACATCAATGAGAACTTCAAAACAACGTCGCTGAAGGAGTTTTCCGATAAGCACAAGCAGTCAACCGAGATAAAGGCGGAAATGGACAAGACGTCGTTTAGGAACGAAAAGCAGCGCATCTTGTCTCCCGTCGAAGGGTATGTTGCAAATCTCTTTGTGCATACCGTAGGGGGAGTCGTGACGCCTGCGCAGAAACTCATGGTGGTGGTACCCGCCGGAACGCACCTTGTCATGAAGACCACGGTTCTCAACAAGGACATAGGCTTTGTAAAAGACGGCATGCCCGTCCTCATAAAGATCGATACCTTCGATTTTCAGAAGTACGGAACACTGAACGGAACGGTGAGGAATGTATCGAAACATAGTACGGAGGACGAGAAGCTGGGGCCGGTGTATGAAGTTTTTATCAGCCCTCTTGAGACGCACATCATCGTTGAGGGCAATAAGACAGAAATATCCTCCGGCATGAGCCTGACGGCTGAAATAAAAGTCGGGAAGCGCCGCATCATAGAGTTCTTCATCTATCCCATCATCAAGTACCTCGATGAAGGGATAAAGGTCAGATAG
- a CDS encoding transglutaminaseTgpA domain-containing protein: protein MFKYWGIETIVKLITYLVGMLGFLAVFRYIDLFFNIAFLSLFSLSLYFEYSKKFYIPRWVLNSLSLLVIFFSFYRFKLGDLVTQIIEALLILLAIKFIEDKKFRDYMQIYAIVLFLLAGLGLLSLDITFIVYLLILVFLLTTSIVLLTYYSQDPNLYFTKQTVIKIVLKSMYIPLVAIPVAVLMFVILPRTQYPLFHFLNRADKAKIGFTDNVRLGVVSDIQEDSSAILRVNTEKIDDNALYWRGIVLDHFDGTSWKSTSKDKASMSLPAPSKGRSVRQVIYLEPYENRYLFALDKPVYIFYRGARKYDDFTFVSTGYIEKRIRYEAVSIITDTISESEIEESKYLQMPDNLSPEIAKLVKRITIHKDETKNMQSIYAFLNDGTYKYSLKNLPVTKNPLEDFLFLSKFGNCEYFASAFTIMLRLAGIPSRVVGGYRGGYYNDLGGYYLVPQKNAHVWVEAYIREKGWVRMDPTPATLDHFASLMKGDIFFRLSVLLDTVNYYWYATVINYNFEKQLSIFYSIKSGIKKPNFKLSFNKADIAKYLVIVLALAGIVFAIRAAVRFDNSKENKILSLFQKAVGKYGYKKTKTQGLEEFVMQMPDEKIRQSSYAFVREFEKLYFKDKQLSPDDIKKLKSLIQSIK, encoded by the coding sequence GTGTTTAAATATTGGGGTATTGAAACCATCGTCAAGCTCATAACCTATCTTGTTGGAATGTTGGGGTTTCTTGCTGTATTCAGGTATATTGATCTGTTTTTTAATATTGCCTTTTTATCTCTCTTTTCCCTTTCCCTGTATTTTGAATACAGCAAGAAATTCTATATTCCGCGGTGGGTATTGAATTCACTCTCACTGCTGGTCATATTCTTTTCTTTTTACCGGTTTAAGCTCGGCGATCTTGTAACACAGATTATCGAAGCCCTGCTAATCCTGCTTGCAATCAAGTTTATTGAAGACAAGAAATTCAGAGATTATATGCAGATTTATGCAATTGTCCTCTTTCTGCTTGCCGGTCTCGGGTTGCTTTCTCTTGATATAACCTTCATCGTGTATCTCCTTATACTCGTTTTTCTTCTCACAACCTCCATTGTTTTGCTTACCTATTATTCGCAGGACCCCAACCTTTATTTCACAAAGCAGACTGTAATAAAAATAGTTCTCAAATCCATGTACATCCCTTTGGTGGCCATACCTGTAGCCGTTCTTATGTTCGTCATACTCCCCCGCACACAGTACCCTCTCTTCCATTTCCTTAACAGAGCCGACAAGGCAAAAATAGGTTTTACGGACAATGTAAGGCTTGGTGTTGTTTCTGACATTCAGGAGGATTCAAGCGCCATTTTAAGGGTCAACACGGAAAAAATAGATGATAATGCCCTCTACTGGCGAGGTATTGTCCTTGATCATTTTGACGGTACATCGTGGAAGAGTACGTCAAAAGACAAGGCTTCAATGTCCCTGCCTGCCCCATCAAAAGGGAGAAGCGTCAGACAGGTTATCTATCTTGAACCATATGAAAACAGGTACCTTTTTGCGCTTGATAAACCTGTTTATATTTTTTACAGAGGTGCAAGGAAGTATGATGATTTTACTTTCGTTTCAACCGGTTACATCGAAAAAAGGATAAGATACGAGGCTGTTTCAATCATTACTGACACGATCAGCGAAAGTGAAATTGAAGAAAGCAAATATCTCCAGATGCCTGATAATTTATCTCCAGAGATTGCAAAGCTTGTAAAACGTATCACCATACACAAAGATGAAACCAAAAACATGCAATCTATTTATGCATTCCTGAACGATGGCACATATAAATATTCCCTTAAAAACCTTCCAGTCACAAAAAATCCTCTCGAGGATTTTCTCTTTCTTTCTAAATTCGGCAATTGCGAATACTTCGCCTCTGCTTTTACCATAATGCTCCGTCTTGCAGGTATCCCTTCAAGGGTTGTAGGCGGGTATAGGGGCGGTTACTACAATGATCTGGGTGGATACTACTTGGTGCCTCAAAAAAATGCACATGTATGGGTTGAAGCATATATCCGGGAAAAAGGATGGGTTCGTATGGACCCGACTCCTGCAACACTTGATCATTTTGCATCCCTTATGAAAGGGGACATATTCTTCAGACTGAGCGTTTTACTCGACACCGTAAACTATTACTGGTATGCAACGGTCATTAACTATAATTTTGAAAAGCAACTCTCAATTTTTTATTCAATAAAATCAGGCATTAAGAAGCCCAACTTCAAGCTTTCCTTCAACAAAGCTGACATTGCAAAATATTTGGTTATTGTCCTCGCTTTAGCAGGAATTGTGTTCGCTATCCGTGCTGCTGTGAGGTTTGATAACTCCAAAGAAAATAAAATCCTTTCTTTATTTCAAAAAGCAGTGGGCAAATACGGCTATAAGAAAACAAAAACGCAGGGACTTGAGGAGTTTGTTATGCAAATGCCTGACGAGAAGATTAGACAATCCTCTTATGCATTTGTCAGGGAATTCGAAAAGCTTTACTTTAAAGACAAACAACTCTCCCCGGATGATATTAAAAAATTAAAATCCCTTATACAATCAATAAAATGA